The Alistipes finegoldii DSM 17242 DNA segment CTGCTCGCTGGCGATGACGGCCGCGACATGCGTATATTTGGGCGTGCCGCCCTTTTCACACAACGCATTGTAGGCCAGCACGAGCGAGGAGCCGGTCGCCAGCATCGGATCAACCAGCAGCAGGACCTTGTCTTCGAGGTCGCCGCACGAGATATACTCCACCTTAACGGTGAACTTACCGTCTTTCGTACTTTTACGGTAGGCCGAAACAAACGCGTTCTCCGCATCGTCGAAGTAATTCAGAAAACCCTGATGGTAGGGAAGACCGGCCCGCAGAATCGTCGCCACGACGATCCGGTCATCGATCGTCTCGACGGTCGCTTCGCCCAGCGGAGTCTCGACCACGCGGGGCGTATAGGACAGCTCTTTCGAAATCTCGTACGCCGTGATTTCGCCGATACGCTCCAGATTGCGGCGGAAACGCATCGAGTCGGTCTGAATCGACTTGTCGCGGATCTGCGCGATGAATTTGTTGAGAACGGTGTTCTGACTGTTCAGAATATGCAAGGTCATATGGGTATGAGGTTTGGTGGTCAATAGAGGAAATTGTTGAACGGGTAGCGTCCGGCATGGATCTCGCGCACCATGCCGTAGAGATCCGTGCGGAACTTCTCGATATTGGTCTTCATCCGGGCCGAAAGGAAGATGCAGGGCGTATTGGCACGCGCGATCCAGCTCTTCTTCAGATCGTCGAGCGAAAGATTCTCACGCGTGGCGGGCGTGAGGTCGTCCTCGTCTTTCTTGACATAAGTGTAGGCATCGACCTTGTTGAAGACCAGATAGACGGGCTTGTCGCCGGCGCCGATGTCCTGAAGCGTCTGCTTCACCACGTCGATCTGCTCTTCGAACTGCGGATGCGAAATATCGACCACATGCACCAGCAGATCGGCTTCGCGCACCTCGTCGAGCGTCGATTTGAACGACTCGATCAGCTCGGTCGGCAGTTTGCGGATGAACCCGACCGTATCCGAAAGCAGGAACGGCAGGTTGTCGAAGACCACCTTGCGGACCGTGGTGTCGAGCGTGGCGAAAAGTTTGTTCTCGGCAAAAACCTCGCTTTTCGAAATCAGGTTCATCAGCGTCGATTTGCCGACGTTGGTATAGCCCACCAGCGCCACGCGGACCATCGAACCGCGGTTGGAGCGCTGGACCGCCATCTGACGGTCGATTTTCCGCAGGTCCTCCTTGAGTTTGGCGATCCGGTTGCGGATGATACGGCGGTCGGTCTCGATTTCGCGTTCGCCCGCGCCGCCGCGGGTTCCCGTGCCGCCCCGCTGCCGTTCGAGGTGGGTCCACATACCCGAAAGCCGGGGCAGCATGTACTCGTAATTGGCCAGCTGCACCTGCGTCTTGGCATAGGCGGTCTGCGCCCGCGACATGAAAATATCGAGAATCAGGCGCGTACGGTCGAGGATACGGCACGGCATCGCCTTTTCGATATTGCGCGTCTGCGACGGTGAGAGTTCGTCGTCGAAAATCACCACGTCGATCTCCTGCTCCTTGCAGTAGCCGGCGATCTCCTCCAGTTTGCCGGGACCCACGTAAATACGGGACGAAGGCTGCGGAAGCCGCTGCGTGAAGCGCTTCACGCTCTCGATATCGGCCGTCTCGGCCAGAAACTCCAGTTCGTCAAGGAATTCGGCAGCCTGACGGGGGTCCTGATCGTCACGCACGACGGCGACCAGTACGGCACGTTCCCGGCCGTCGGAAGCCGTCCCGGCATTCGGAGTCTTATTTCTGTTTTCTTCCAATTCGTTTTTCAAATTTTAACGTTACACATGCGCCGCGCTCCGGAATCCGGCGCCGCACACCCCGGAGGGGAGCAAACACTATGCTACAAATAAGGGT contains these protein-coding regions:
- the upp gene encoding uracil phosphoribosyltransferase codes for the protein MTLHILNSQNTVLNKFIAQIRDKSIQTDSMRFRRNLERIGEITAYEISKELSYTPRVVETPLGEATVETIDDRIVVATILRAGLPYHQGFLNYFDDAENAFVSAYRKSTKDGKFTVKVEYISCGDLEDKVLLLVDPMLATGSSLVLAYNALCEKGGTPKYTHVAAVIASEQGIDYVSKNMPRQATTIWAAAVDEELTSRSYIVPGIGDAGDLAYGEKI
- the hflX gene encoding GTPase HflX, translating into MEENRNKTPNAGTASDGRERAVLVAVVRDDQDPRQAAEFLDELEFLAETADIESVKRFTQRLPQPSSRIYVGPGKLEEIAGYCKEQEIDVVIFDDELSPSQTRNIEKAMPCRILDRTRLILDIFMSRAQTAYAKTQVQLANYEYMLPRLSGMWTHLERQRGGTGTRGGAGEREIETDRRIIRNRIAKLKEDLRKIDRQMAVQRSNRGSMVRVALVGYTNVGKSTLMNLISKSEVFAENKLFATLDTTVRKVVFDNLPFLLSDTVGFIRKLPTELIESFKSTLDEVREADLLVHVVDISHPQFEEQIDVVKQTLQDIGAGDKPVYLVFNKVDAYTYVKKDEDDLTPATRENLSLDDLKKSWIARANTPCIFLSARMKTNIEKFRTDLYGMVREIHAGRYPFNNFLY